One genomic segment of Oncorhynchus masou masou isolate Uvic2021 chromosome 16, UVic_Omas_1.1, whole genome shotgun sequence includes these proteins:
- the rev3l gene encoding DNA polymerase zeta catalytic subunit isoform X2: protein MFAVRIVTADYYLASPLKDLDVCYNEFRESDVKKVPVVRVFGATPAGQKTCLHLHGIFPYLYVPYDGYGQQAESYLRQVAFSIDRALNVSMGNPSSNTQHVFKVALVSGMPFYGYHAMERKFMKIYLYNPQMVKRVCELLQGGAVMNKHYQPHEAHIPYLLQLFIDYNLYGMNLINLGAVKFRRSQPRREGFPPDRQGCSRPGTSPLKSPCTSRLSDSTLGGMFVRWEEDDIACSLVLEDVEKQSTCELEVDAVAVDILNRLEIENQIGSNPGLQAIWEDEKQRRREKNQSSQMETPQSQDRGFVASTESERAFMQRFKEILKENEFDVTQSGSVDDAAEEQDPSPAELSLHPDVLTPELLQCTPANLVEAHRGSQTDTKRSRGKDQEEAIVDEEAILSLLESSQTFLPLSQKSNHSPILDSSQDHAMVDLLAGLEDDGYRAAPMRQNSQHSLPGGGSGHYNSDEEEEGPELEREEAELSLLMSQRWDSDLPEQSSRRRPGVKEAEESFSDEPQDSSDEEMEWSGNNSLFANLSIPQLDGAADENSDSSVTDKGSRTHSSLTVADKILGKRNPFPGETVHLEPPSSAKILLDRKHPEHRQALSQDTEDTADKHFLSLSQHSHECSTGFKVNKEIPYIQPVKHPIPCNIANQAEVSQICVDKMDVVRPLYTYEKKTMALDESDLDVFPFGNGKITQSRKKYSSIKNVEKNRLSILQNHRSFSLCYSELRNCPSKTELELGQKDCKSPIPRNSINPAPCPVEEDELIASREGEMGRGSEEGDMGELKIRYEDYQENKTERTIVAQQEAHYKFFPSVILSNCLTRPAKKVVGNKLTDGCAKLEQAEPRRSRLKLGKRRLAAAAQKAKANAGESLASDSQVGMALTSIMPACPKSTDTVAKSVIEETGPTAPLPELPAPAHSPALAPSPQPAPVVSPTQAPVPACPTEVSVEGRLAPLPELPAKVTGTKASGLPGSKYTLRAKRKMSYDSSEDGEHSGTSRVKHPLALRDNYVRFKDNYILSTQELKYQKRRKMSRKEPREPPIIIKYIIINRFKGQKNMLVKMAKVSAEEQRVVLTPDKLETYTKMAPLKSFWPKVLESCAVKFPLSEPKANKKQPKRKVNKVNTTTTKKTASGPPKPRVRVGQGGERPRRTKGLRKASTRPSLPCPRPCYCELANDHATEYSDVMVELGYLSERSPSPTDSTPPRCWSPSDPLMEAMSSDGLMNPLNDPCLSSVCQETPPESLGRGVRNRSRTAKPSSPRRRTKSANKLSAEVKKESATRRKSTTGTPRRRKKDLETVDGTSVDGDSTNTTTRTRRPRRKKQAEQPPVKSRDCDSSQLLFPEDVSPLTDSSSTAVPPFQQSANKTSQIIDGSHGVTGSKSLSQFIEPKSEDYETSIMEVNQSFALKLFQTHPGQLPGCAVKAETTVDECTPPQVKSPMVGKSKGAPKSGSPHSGLRNGEALPEDTSGLAVLKKLLQKRQQRGGQCLPTQTVGTEISSSTTTQPPGPTPDLAAAKPPRARKTPSATPRKPRVSRTTTPKEKKPRSRKGKANSQPELPVKQEPPMSDDSPVFLSDPGLDSCYSIEDSLSPELPHNYNFDINAIGIGSQTEFSSLYMGSQFVLTDKNLPQKFLSDITQEVIPALALSIEKRPDRLSGSGEALQRSLSGPLSPDLFDKPENGESVSNHLSSLDSERLLRSREWGTSLGKLHGLSHFQGFHCERKELLFSAFDPVLPLPLSSASFADNEGSPTGDLPEGNDALTSTTASSSPRSVNSVSQVKTSSQLLRGTGGGAHILKPLMSPPNREEILTTLLDLEMSEATFQEPFCSNPSDAPGKPREVGGRKLTVETRLAKELAEFNGDLSLEGLQFWKTAFSAMTRPGSSHTLGAEATRDQAQLSPSSAGDQKVILLPCRSAPSRERVQLWLEARKQYEHLQRGRRDVGALERGRLEQIREEQQTDRTEQPTLLHSPALKEEEGFEKPSDIRTQRDNLSLHISPVEGVETQDSPRGVKPVSDINTRDSEEECYGKSISPDSPDLPPWQQPTQPSPSGLDGVEGERRGSDLGSPLSPRLCTSPERSEEKHFLSPSPLPSTKSRGDRERTSPHLQLHSTPVLRRRRCRGESEPVCSTPLTEDAESPSQRLQHRRGEHTDTLRRVLLTTQMKNQFAALNVAKKDNSQIEGPSISNSYGFKVSMQNLQDAKALHEVQHLTLMSMELHARTRRDLEPDPEFDPICALFYCFSSDAPLLDSDKTQLTGAIVVDKDCQDSGQGVRGTAPLLVRSGVSGLQVTYAVDEKRLFQEVVTIMRRFDPDMLVGYEVQMRSWGYILQRAAALNFDLCQQLSRVPGDAKENRFAAERDEYGADTMTEIHIIGRIVINLWRIMKTEVTLNNYSFENVAFHVLHQRFPLYSPRTLSDWFDHNTDLHRWKMVDHYVSRLGGTMQLLQQHDIIGRTSELARVFGIQFYHVLTRGSQYRVESMMLRVAKPMNYIPVTPSVQQRAQQRVPQCIPLVMEPESRFYSNSMVVLDFQSLYPSIVIAYNYCYSTCLGHVESMGTPDEFKFGCTSLRVPPELLYQLRNDITISPNGIAFVKPTVRKGVLPSMLDEILNTRFMVKRSMKSYKQDKALMRLLDARQLGLKLIANVTFGYTAAHYSGRMPSVEVGDSIVHKARETLERAIKLVNDTKKWGAHVVYGDTDSMFVLLKGATKEQAFKIGNEIAEAVTATNPKPVKLKFEKVYLPCVLQTKKRYVGYMYESLDQKDPVFDAKGIETVRRDGCTAVSKILERSIKLLFETRDISLVKQFVQRQCVKVLEAKASMQDLTFAKEYRGSGSYRPGACVPALELTRRMMAYDRRLEPRVGERVPYVIVYGTPGVPLIQLVRRPLEVLQDPGLRLNATYYITKQILPPLRRIFQLIGVDVLSWYQELPRVQKVSCSMVARGEEVGRKGTISQYFTTLHCPVCDELTQLGVCASCRAEPQRVAVTLYQDMRLWESQQDQLLKICRNCSGSAERQVPCVSLDCPVLYKLSRVNRQLAKAPYLRQLLEQFGL from the exons gtcagaAGACCTGTCTCCACCTCCATGGCATCTTCCCCTACCTCTATGTGCCGTACGATGGCTATGGGCAGCAGGCGGAGAGCTACCTGCGTCAGGTAGCCTTCAGCATCGACAGGGCCCTCAACGTGTCCATGGGAAACCCCTCCTCTAACACACAGCACGTCTTCAAGGTGGCACTGGTCTCCGGCAT GCCTTTTTATGGATACCATGCCATGGAGAGGAAGTTTATGAAGATCTATCTGTACAATCCTCAGATGGTCAAAAG GGTGTGTGAGCTGTTGCAAGGAGGCGCTGTGATGAACAAGCACTACCAGCCCCACGAGGCCCACATCCCCTACCTGCTGcagctgttcatcgactacaaccTGTACGGCATGAACCTGATCAACCTGGGAGCCGTCAAGTTCCGCCGGAGCCAGCCGCGCAGAG AGGGATTTCCCCCAGATCGCCAGGGCTGCAGCAGGCCAGGCACCAGCCCCTTGAAGAGCCCCTGTACCTCCAGACTGAGCGACAGTACGCTGGGAGGCATGTTTGTCCGCTGGGAGGAGGATGACATAGCCTG ttccctggtcctggaggATGTGGAGAAACAGAGCACATGTGAGCTGGAAGTGGATGCTGTGGCTGTAGATATCCTTAACCGTCTGGAAATAGAGA atcaGATTGGCAGCAACCCTGGCCTGCAGGCCATCTGGGAGGATGAGAAGCAGAGGCGACGAGAGAAGAACCAGTCATCTCAGATGGAGACCCCACAGTCACAGG ATCGTGGGTTTGTCGCCTCGACGGAGAGCGAGAGGGCCTTCATGCAGAGATTCAAGGAGATCCTGAAGGAAAATGAGTTTGATGT gacTCAGTCTGGGTCTGTGGATGACGCGGCAGAGGAGCAGGATCCATCCCCAGCTGAACTGTCTCTACACCCTGATGTCCTGACCCCAGAGCTGCTGCAGTGTACACCAGCCAACCTGGTGGAGGCGCATAGAGGCTCCCAGACAG ACACTAAAAGGAGCCGTGGTAAAGACCAGGAGGAGGCCATTGTGGATGAGGAGGCCATTCTGAGTCTGTTGGAGAGCAGTCAGAcctttctcccactctcccagAAATCCAACCACTCACCCATACTAG ACAGCAGCCAGGACCATGCCATGGTGGACCTGCTGGCAGGCCTGGAGGATGATGGGTATCGGGCGGCCCCTATGAGGCAGAACTCCCAGCATTCCCTGCCCGGGGGAGGGAGCGGTCACTACAACagtgacgaggaggaggaggggccagagctagagagggaggaggcagaaCTCAGTCTTCTGATGTCACAGAGATGGGACAGCGACCTTCCAGAACAGTCGTCTAGACGGAG ACCTGGTGTGAAGGAGGCAGAAGAGAGCTTCAGTGACGAGCCCCAGGACTCGTCAGATGAGGAGATGGAATGGAGTGGGAACAACTCTCTTTTTGCCAACCTCTCCATTCCTCAGCTGGACGGTGCTGCGGATGAGAACAGTG ATTCATCGGTAACGGACAAAGGCTCCAGGACCCACTCGTCCCTCACCGTCGCCGATAAGATCCTGGGGAAGAGGAACCCCTTTCCTGGGGAGACAGTCCACCTGGAGCCCCCGTCTTCAGCCAAGATCCTCCTAGACCGCAAACACCCGGAGCACCGGCAAGCCCTCTCACAGGACACAGAGGACACAGCTGATAAGCACTTCCTCTCCCTCAGCCAACACAGTCATGAGTGTTCCACAGGGTTCAAGGTGAATAAAGAGATACCTTACATCCAGCCGGTCAAACACCCCATTCCCTGCAACATCGCCAACCAGGCCGAGGTCTCTCAGATCTGTGTGGACAAAATGGATGTCGTTCGGCCTCTCTACACCTACGAGAAGAAGACGATGGCTCTGGATGAGTCGGATCTGGACGTCTTTCCGTTCGGCAACGGGAAAATCACCCAGAGCAGGAAGAAGTACAGCAGCATCAAGAATGTGGAGAAGAATCGTCTGTCCATCCTGCAGAACCACAGGAGCTTCTCCCTGTGTTACTCTGAGCTGAGGAACTGCCCCAGCAAGACAGAGCTAGAGCTGGGTCAGAAAGACTGTAAAAGCCCCATACCGAGGAACAGTATAAACCCAGCCCCCTGCCCCGTAGAAGAGGACGAGCTCATTGCCTCGAGGGAGGGTGAGATGGGCCGAGGCAGCGAGGAGGGGGACATGGGCGAGCTGAAGATCCGGTACGAGGACTATCAGGAGAACAAGACTGAGAGGACCATAGTAGCCCAGCAGGAGGCACACTACAAGTTCTTCCCCAGTGTCATTCTCTCCAACTGCCTTACCAGGCCCGCCAAGAAGGTGGTGGGCAACAAGTTGACTGACGGCTGTGCCAAGCTAGAGCAGGCAGAGCCACGCAGGTCCAGGCTAAAGCTGGGCAAGAGGAGGTTGGCTGCAGCAGCCCAGAAAGCTAAAGCGAACGCTGGGGAAAGCCTAGCCTCTGACAGCCAAGTGGGCATGGCCTTAACTTCCATCATGCCTGCCTGTCCTAAGAGCACGGACACAGTGGCAAAGTCTGTCATAGAGGAGACTGGACCCACAGCACCACTCCCAGAATTGCCTGCTCCTGCCCATTCCCCTGCCCTGGCCCCTTCCCCTCAACCAGCCCCTGTTGTGTCCCCTACACAGGCCCCAGTCCCTGCCTGTCCCACTGAGGTGTCTGTGGAGGGCAGGTTGGCCCCACTGCCTGAGCTCCCTGCTAAAGTGACTGGCACCAAAGCCTCAGGTCTGCCTGGCAGCAAGTACACTCTGAGGGCCAAGCGCAAGATGAGCTACGACAGCAGCGAGGATGGGGAACACTCGGGCACCTCTCGCGTGAAACACCCTCTGGCCCTCCGAGACAACTACGTCCGCTTCAAAGACAACTATATCCTCAGCACGCAGGAACTCAAGTACCAGAAACGACGGAAGATGTCCAGAAAGGAGCCAAGGGAGCCACCCATCATCATCAAGTACATCATCATCAACAGGTTCAAGGGTCAGAAGAACATGTTGGTGAAGATGGCCAAGGTGAGTGCTGAGGAGCAGCGGGTGGTGCTCACACCAGACAAACTGGAGACGTACACTAAAATGGCCCCTCTCAAGTCCTTCTGGCCTAAGGTTCTAGAGTCTTGTGCGGTCAAGTTTCCTCTCAGTGAGCCCAAGGCTAATAAGAAACAGCCCAAACGAAAGGTTAATAAGGTCAACACCACAACCACTAAGAAAACGGCCAGTGGCCCACCAAAACCTCGAGTCCGAGTCGGGCAGGGGGGTGAGAGGCCTAGAAGGACTAAAGGCCTCAGGAAAGCCTCGACTCGGCCCTCTCTGCCGTGCCCGCGGCCATGTTACTGTGAACTGGCCAATGACCACGCCACTGAGTACTCTGATGTGATGGTGGAGTTGGGTTATCTGTCTGAGAGATCCCCTAGCCCCACTGATTCAACCCCACCTCGGTGTTGGTCCCCCAGTGACCCCCTTATGGAAGCCATGTCCTCTGATGGGTTGATGAACCCATTAAATGATCCCTGTCTCAGTTCTGTGTGTCAGGAAACCCCCCCAGAGTCCTTAGGCCGTGGTGTGCGGAACCGAAGCCGGACTGCTAAACCTAGCAGCCCAAGAAGACGGACTAAGTCTGCTAATAAGCTTTCGGCGGAAGTCAAAAAGGAGAGTGCCACGAGAAGGAAAAGTACTACTGGGACTCCACGGAGGAGAAAAAAAGATCTAGAGACAGTTGATGGGACGAGTGTGGATGGTGACTCTACTAACACCACCACAAGAACTCGAAGGCCTCGTAGGAAGAAGCAGGCTGAACAGCCCCCTGTAAAAAGCAGAGACTGTGACAGTTCCCAGCTCCTCTTCCCAGAGGATGTGTCGCCTCTTACTGACTCCTCTTCAACGGCCGTACCACCCTTTCAGCAGTCAGCTAACAAAACCAGCCAGATCATTGACGGCTCCCATGGGGTCACTGGCTCTAAATCCCTATCCCAGTTCATTGAACCAAAGTCAGAGGACTATGAGACCTCCATAATGGAGGTGAACCAAAGCTTTGCTCTCAAACTCTTCCAAACGCATCCAGGCCAGCTGCCGGGTTGTGCTGTGAAGGCAGAAACTACAGTTGATGAGTGCACACCCCCTCAGGTGAAATCCCCCATGGTGGGGAAGAGTAAGGGCGCCCCCAAATCAGGGTCCCCTCACTCAGGCCTTAGGAACGGGGAGGCCCTACCTGAGGATACCTCTGGCCTGGCTGTTCTGAAGAAGCTCCTGCAGAAGAGGCAGCAGAGAGGTGGTCAGTGCCTCCCAACCCAGACAGTGGGCACAGAgatctcctcctccactacaacACAGCCCCCTGGCCCCACACCAGACCTTGCTGCAGCCAAGCCACCAAGAGCCAGGAAAACTCCGTCAGCCACCCCACGGAAACCCCGGGTCTCAAGAACTACAACTCCCAAGGAGAAGAAGCCCAGAAGCAGGAAGGGTAAGGCGAACTCTCAGCCGGAGTTACCTGTGAAGCAGGAGCCACCAATGTCAGACGACAGCCCAGTGTTCCTTTCAGACCCAGGCCTGGACAGCTGCTACTCCATAGAGGACAGCCTCTCCCCAGAGCTCCCACACAACTACAACTTCGACATCAACGCTATCGGCATTGGCAGCCAGACCGAGTTCTCCAGCCTGTATATGGGCAGCCAGTTTGTTTTGACCGACAAGAATCTGCCTCAGAAGTTCCTGAGTGACATCACTCAGGAGGTCATCCCTGCGCTGGCGCTGAGCATTGAGAAGAGGCCTGATAGGCTGTCTGGGTCTGGGGAGGCGCTACAACGAAGCTTGTCTGGACCTCTGAGTCCTGACCTCTTTGACAAGCCAGAAAACGGTGAATCTGTCTCCAACCATTTATCTTCTTTGGATTCCGAGAGGTTACTGAGGAGCAGAGAGTGGGGAACGTCCCTGGGCAAACTCCACGGCCTCAGCCACTTCCAGGGCTTTCACTGTGAGAGGAAAGAGCTGCTGTTCTCTGCCTTCGACCCCGTCTTACCGCTGCCTCTGAGCTCTGCGTCTTTCGCAGACAACGAAGGATCACCGACCGGAGACTTACCGGAGGGGAATGATGCTTTGACGTCGACCACAGCCAGTAGTTCTCCACGCTCGGTTAACTCCGTATCCCAGGTGAAGACTAGCAGCCAGCTCCTCAGGGGGACAGGAGGGGGGGCCCACATCCTCAAGCCCCTCATGTCCCCTCCCAACCGGGAAGAGATCCTCACCACCCTCCTAGACCTGGAGATGTCTGAGGCCACCTTTCAGGAGCCCTTCTGCAGCAACCCCTCAGACGCCCCAGGGAAACCCAG GGAGGTTGGTGGACGTAAGTTGACGGTGGAGACCAGGTTGGCCAAGGAGCTGGCTGAGTTCAACGGGGACCTATCCCTGGAGGGGCTACAATTCTGGAAGACGGCCTTCTCCGCCATGACCCGGCCCGGCTCCTCTCACACCCTGGGAGCAGAAGCCACCAGAGACCAGGCCCAGCTCAGCCCCTCTTCAGCCGGGGACCAGAAGGTCATCCTGCTGCCCTGTAGGAGCGCCCCCAGCCGTGAGCGCGTCCAGCTATGGCTGGAGGCCAGGAAACAGTACGAGCATCTGCAGAGGGGCAGGAGAGACGTGGGAGCACTGGAGAGGGGAAGGTTAGAACAGATAAGAGAAGAGCAgcaaacagacaggactgaacaGCCCACTCTGCTCCATTCTCCAGcattgaaggaagaggaggggtttGAGAAGCCCTCCGATATCAGGACTCAGAGGGACAATCTCTCTCTACATATATCACCTGTTGAGGGGGTGGAAACTCAGGACAGCCCCAGAGGAGTGAAGCCTGTATCAGACATTAACACCAGAGACTCTGAGGAGGAGTGTTATGGTAAATCCATCTCTCCAGACTCGCCAGACCTGCCGCCCTGGCAGCAGCCCACGCAGCCCAGCCCCTCAGGACTAGatggagtagagggggagaggagagggtcagatCTAGGGTCACCCTTGTCCCCCAGGCTCTgcacctccccagagaggagcgaggagaagcacttcctcagtccctctcccTTGCCTTCCACGAAGAGCcgaggggacagggagaggaccaGCCCCCACCTTCAGCTCCACAGCACCCCAGTCCTCAGGAGACGCAGGTGCAGGGGCGAGTCTGAACCCGTGTGCAGCACCCCTTTGACTGAAG ACGCGGAGTCCCCATCTCAGAGACTGCAGCACAGGAGAGgggaacacacagacaccctgAGGAGAGTGCTACTGACCACACAGATGAAG AACCAGTTTGCTGCTTTGAACGTTGCAAAGAAAGACAACTCTCAGATCGAGGGACCCAGCATCAGCAACTCGTACGGCTTCAAAGTCAGCATGCAGAACCTCCAGGACGCTAAAGCCCTGCacgag GTGCAGCACCTGACGTTGATGAGCATGGAGCTTCACGCTCGAACCCGGCGGGACCTGGAGCCCGACCCTGAGTTTGACCCCATATGTGCCTTATTCTACTGCTTCAGCTCTGATGCACCCCTACTGGACTCAGACAAGACGCAGCTGACTGGGGCCATCGTGGTGGACAAGGACTGCCAGGACAGTGGCCAAG gtgTCAGAGGAACAGCACCCCTGCTGGTCAGATCTGGGGTCTCAGGACTGCAGGTCACCTACGCTGTGGATGAGAAGCGGCTGTTCCAGGAAGTTGTCACTATCATGAGGAG GTTTGACCCAGACATGCTGGTAGGCTATGAAGTCCAGATGCGTTCCTGGGGCTACATCCTCCAGCGGGCAGCGGCACTCAACTTTGACCTTTGCCAGCAGCTCTCCAGGGTGCCAG gtgACGCCAAGGAGAACCGTTTCGCCGCGGAGAGGGATGAGTACGGAGCGGACACCATGACGGAGATACACATCATCGGCCGCATCGTCATCAACCTGTGGAGGATCATGAAGACCGAG GTAACGTTGAACAACTACAGTTTTGAGAATGTGGCCTTCCACGTCCTACACCAGCGCTTCCCCCTGTACAGCCCCCGCACCCTGTCGGACTGGTTCGACCACAACACGGACCTGCACAG GTGGAAGATGGTGGACCATTATGTGAGCCGGTTGGGCGGCACCATGCAACTGCTCCAGCAGCACGACATCATCGGCAGGACCAGCGAGCTGGCCAGGGTGTTCGGGATCCAGTTCTACCACGTGCTCACCAGGGGATCCCAG tacCGTGTGGAGTCCATGATGCTGCGCGTGGCCAAGCCCATGAACTATATCCCCGTGACGCCCAGCGTTCAGCAGAGAGCCCAGCAGAGGGTGCCGCAGTGCATCCCGCTGGTCATGGAGCCCGAGTCGCGCTTCTACAGCAACTCTATGGTGGTGCTGGACTTCCAGTCACTCTACCCCTCCATCGTCATCGCCTACAACTACTGTTACTCTACCTGCCTGGGCCACGTGGAGAGCATGGGAAC GCCCGATGAGTTTAAGTTTGGCTGCACCTCCCTGCGGGTCCCCCCTGAGCTCCTCTACCAGCTCCGCAATGACATCACCATCTCTCCCAACGGCATCGCTTTTGTCAAG CCCACGGTGAGGAAGGGGGTCCTGCCCAGTATGTTGGATGAGATCCTGAACACGCGTTTCATGGTGAAGCGCTCCATGAAGTCTTACAAGCAGGACAAGGCCTTGATGAGGCTCTTGGACGCCAGGCAGCTGGGACTCAAGCTCATCGCCAACGTCACCTTCGGTTACACCGCCGCTCACTACTCCGGACGTATGCCCAGCGTAGAG GTTGGAGACAGTATTGTCCACAAGGCCAGGGAAACCCTGGAGAGGGCCATCAAGCTGGTCAACGACACCAAGAAGTGGGGAGCCCACGTTGTCTATGGTGACACAGACAG CATGTTTGTCCTGCTAAAGGGAGCAACTAAAGAGCAGGCCTTCAAGATCGGCAACGAGATCGCCGAGGCGGTGACTGCTACCAACCCTAAACCTGTCAAGCTGAAGTTTGAGAAG GTGTACCTCCCGTGCGTGCTCCAGACGAAAAAGCGCTACGTGGGCTACATGTACGAGAGCCTGGACCAGAAGGACCCCGTGTTTGACGCCAAGGGGATCGAAACTGTGCGCCGAGACGGATGCACTGCTGTTTCCAAG ATTTTGGAGCGTTCCATCAAGCTGCTGTTTGAGACGCGGGACATCAGCCTGGTGAAGCAGTTTGTGCAGCGTCAGTGTGTGAAGGTGCTGGAGGCCAAGGCCAGCATGCAGGACCTGACCTTCGCTAAGGAGTACAGGGGCAGCGGCTCCTACCGGCCGGGGGCCTGCGTCCCTGCTCTGGAGCTCACCAG GCGTATGATGGCTTATGACCGGCGCCTGGAGCCACGGGTGGGCGAGCGGGTGCCCTACGTGATCGTGTACGGGACGCCCGGCGtgcccctcatccagctggtgcGGCGGCCCCTGGAGGTGCTGCAGGACCCGGGCCTGCGCCTCAACGCCACCTACTACATCACCAAGCAGATCCTGCCCCCGCTGAGGCGCATCTTCCAGCTCATCGGTGTGGATGTGCTCAGCTGGTACCAGGAGCTCCCCAGG GTCCAGAAGGTGTCATGCTCCATGGTGGCCAGAGGGGAGGAAGTGGGGAGGAAGGGGACTATCTCCCAGTACTTCACCACGCTGCACTGTCCTGTGTGTGACGAGCTCACCCAGCTAGGGGTGTGTGCCAGCTGCCGTGCCGAGCCCCAACGCGTGGCCGTCACTCTCTACCAGGACATGCGCCTTTGGGAGAGCCAGCAGGACCAGTTGCTAAAG ATCTGTCGGAACTGCAGCGGCAGTGCGGAGCGGCAGGTTCCGTGCGTGTCTCTGGACTGTCCGGTGCTCTACAAGCTGTCCCGGGTCAACAGACAGCTCGCCAAGGCCCCCTACCTCCGACAGCTCCTGGAGCAGTTCGGATTGTGA